The Hydrogenobacter sp. T-2 region GCTACCCTTACAAAGCCTGTGCTCTATGTTCCAAAGAGGCTCTTAGTTATGGTTGTGCCAGATGATAAGGTAGACTTGGTTGTAGAAACCATTATTAAGGTAAACAAGACGGGAAACCATGGAGATGGAAAGATATTCATAATGCCTGTAGAGAACGCAGTTACCGTCAGAACCGGTGAAAGTGGAGAAAAAGCCTTATAGGAGGTTGATAACATGAAGGCTACCTTTAGAAAAAACTTAATTAATGGTGCTCTTGAGGTATACATACCCAAGAAGGACTTAGAGGCTGTGGTCGTAAATATACAAAAGGAGGGTGTGTGGGGTGGCATCTTTGAACTTTCAAACGGGTGGGTTCTGAAGGTGCCAGCCCTCGAAACGGAGCCCAAGTTTCCAATAACCTTAGAGGTAAAAAAAATCAATGAGTAAGGAGGTGTGTCATGGGTTGTTCTTCTAAAGGCTGTGGAACAAGCATAGATGG contains the following coding sequences:
- the nifT gene encoding putative nitrogen fixation protein NifT, coding for MKATFRKNLINGALEVYIPKKDLEAVVVNIQKEGVWGGIFELSNGWVLKVPALETEPKFPITLEVKKINE